A section of the Planctomicrobium piriforme genome encodes:
- a CDS encoding DEAD/DEAH box helicase, with the protein MSLTQLLETKFRGDIRFRGQAYLEADRVSIARVTADDLHAIVRDGVEYQTHLSRLEGELRMFCSCVGEGQSRDPACKHLWATLLAVDAGSYLTGAAKAGQVPPFVSETRYKPLDLSSWDEDDLEGGDVYIPTEASTKTAAAAAPRAPRQQPREWETKLRDLRNQMPASSRTCAAAESREREIFYEIDVPESRKSQQLVIQTSQRQRRSNGQWGKLKPLKVRPGRLEEVDHADDRQILAFLAGGTPERTGWMAQQAEFQTSVYRYRVPFELCTLILPLMTSSKRLRFVDESEKELPPLTYEATDPWQLCLCLEQLEDQSWELHGEVRRGTQKMRIEKCELLLPGGLVIANNQISRLEDFNAFDWVPMLLGEQKLTARPNEEQDLVDWLLDMPTLPQLDLPKSLQLEEVRPVPSPRLVFRSPSKRGWKHERIHANIEFDYEGTLVRGTNVQWAVVQRELGRCLLRDQQREAAYWAQLDELAFRRLVDHRQAAHDVDIAVSELGRAVRALVNHGWQVHADGKEVRQPAAVKFNIRSDIDWFELTADVDFNGQKANFPELLAALSRGDQTIRLDDGSLGILPEEWLEQYGILAGLGTASEDGVKFSTSQLGLVDALLSTQEFVDVDARYLEVKSKLANFDGVEPRAEPKNFHGELRPYQREGLGWLHFLQDYGFGGCLADDMGLGKTVQMLALFQERRQSRERQLPSLVVVPKSLMFNWIQEIVKFAPELTYMEYTGPERTVLRPQIPTTDLILTTYGTLRRDILELKDQEFDYAVLDEAQTIKNASSQAAKASRLLKAHHRVALSGTPIENHLGDLWSIFEFLNPGMLGRSSAFKTFATETTNETSRRTIASGVRPFVLRRTKGQVAKELPEKFEETIYCKMGERQRQLYSEMRDYYRDSLLGMVKKQGMGKSRMHVLEALLRLRQAACHPALLDKGSEDDEYAKLDVLCPQLEELIQEGHKSLVFSQFTSMLSIVKKHLDRRGVTYAYLDGQTRKRKQVVDQFQNDPKTSVFLISLKAGGLGLNLTEAEYVFLLDPWWNPAVEAQAIDRAHRVGQTKRVFAYRLICRDTVEEKILELQKQKRELADAILESEGTPLSDLTTDDLELLLS; encoded by the coding sequence GTGTCTCTGACACAACTGCTGGAAACAAAATTTCGTGGGGATATCCGCTTTCGAGGCCAGGCTTATCTCGAGGCGGACCGCGTTTCGATTGCCCGCGTCACCGCGGACGATCTGCATGCGATTGTGCGCGACGGCGTCGAATATCAGACGCACCTCAGCCGTCTGGAGGGGGAACTGCGCATGTTTTGCTCCTGCGTGGGCGAAGGACAGTCGCGCGATCCCGCCTGTAAACATCTCTGGGCGACACTGCTCGCCGTCGACGCCGGCTCGTATCTGACCGGCGCGGCCAAGGCGGGTCAGGTACCCCCCTTCGTCTCCGAAACCCGTTACAAGCCGCTCGATCTCTCGTCCTGGGACGAAGACGATCTCGAAGGCGGCGACGTCTACATTCCGACCGAGGCCAGCACCAAGACAGCGGCGGCAGCGGCCCCCCGCGCGCCGCGGCAGCAGCCCCGCGAATGGGAAACCAAACTCCGTGATTTGCGGAACCAGATGCCGGCCTCGTCACGGACCTGCGCCGCGGCCGAATCGCGCGAGCGTGAAATCTTTTACGAAATCGACGTTCCCGAAAGCCGCAAATCGCAACAACTCGTTATCCAGACCTCGCAGCGGCAGCGCCGCAGCAATGGTCAGTGGGGGAAGCTGAAGCCCCTCAAGGTCCGCCCCGGCCGTCTCGAAGAAGTCGATCACGCAGACGACCGCCAGATTCTCGCGTTCCTCGCAGGCGGCACGCCGGAACGCACCGGCTGGATGGCCCAACAGGCGGAATTCCAGACGTCGGTTTACCGCTATCGGGTGCCGTTCGAACTCTGCACCCTGATCCTGCCGTTGATGACCAGCTCGAAGCGGCTCCGCTTTGTGGATGAGTCGGAAAAGGAATTGCCGCCGCTCACCTACGAAGCAACCGATCCCTGGCAGCTCTGTCTGTGTCTCGAACAGCTCGAGGATCAAAGCTGGGAACTGCACGGGGAAGTCCGCCGCGGTACGCAGAAAATGCGGATCGAGAAGTGCGAACTGCTGCTCCCCGGCGGACTGGTGATCGCCAACAATCAGATCTCCCGGCTCGAAGACTTCAACGCCTTCGACTGGGTGCCGATGCTGCTGGGCGAACAGAAACTGACCGCCCGACCCAATGAAGAACAGGATCTGGTCGACTGGTTGCTCGACATGCCGACGCTGCCGCAGCTCGATCTCCCGAAGTCGTTGCAGTTGGAAGAAGTCCGCCCGGTTCCTTCGCCGCGTCTGGTGTTCCGCTCCCCTTCAAAACGGGGCTGGAAGCACGAACGCATCCACGCCAATATCGAATTCGACTACGAAGGCACCCTGGTTCGCGGAACCAATGTGCAATGGGCCGTGGTCCAGCGAGAACTCGGACGCTGCCTGTTGCGCGATCAACAACGCGAAGCGGCCTATTGGGCACAACTGGACGAACTCGCGTTCCGCCGGCTGGTCGACCATCGCCAGGCGGCGCATGACGTCGATATCGCCGTCAGCGAGCTCGGCCGTGCCGTCCGCGCCCTGGTCAATCACGGCTGGCAGGTGCATGCCGACGGCAAGGAAGTTCGCCAGCCTGCGGCCGTCAAATTCAATATCCGTTCCGACATCGACTGGTTCGAACTGACCGCCGACGTCGATTTCAACGGCCAGAAGGCCAACTTCCCCGAACTGCTCGCGGCCTTGTCTCGCGGCGATCAGACGATCCGCCTGGACGACGGCTCGCTGGGGATTCTGCCGGAAGAATGGCTTGAGCAATACGGCATCCTGGCCGGCCTTGGGACCGCCAGCGAAGACGGCGTGAAGTTCTCCACGTCGCAGTTGGGGCTGGTCGATGCCCTGCTCTCGACGCAGGAATTCGTCGACGTCGATGCCCGCTATCTCGAAGTGAAGAGCAAGCTCGCGAACTTCGACGGCGTCGAGCCCCGTGCGGAACCGAAGAACTTCCACGGCGAACTCCGCCCGTACCAGCGCGAAGGTCTCGGCTGGCTGCACTTCCTGCAGGACTACGGCTTCGGCGGTTGCCTCGCGGACGACATGGGTCTCGGTAAAACCGTGCAGATGCTGGCGCTGTTCCAGGAACGGCGGCAGTCGCGCGAACGTCAGTTGCCTTCGCTGGTCGTGGTGCCGAAGTCGCTGATGTTCAACTGGATTCAGGAAATCGTCAAATTCGCGCCGGAACTGACGTACATGGAGTACACCGGTCCCGAACGAACGGTCCTGCGCCCGCAGATTCCGACCACCGACCTGATCCTCACCACCTACGGCACACTCCGCCGCGACATCCTCGAACTCAAAGATCAGGAGTTCGACTACGCGGTGCTCGACGAAGCGCAGACGATCAAGAATGCCTCGTCTCAGGCCGCCAAGGCGTCGCGACTGCTAAAGGCCCACCACCGCGTGGCGCTCAGCGGTACCCCCATCGAAAACCATCTCGGCGACCTGTGGTCGATCTTCGAGTTTCTTAATCCCGGTATGCTGGGTCGCAGTTCGGCCTTCAAAACCTTCGCCACCGAAACCACGAACGAAACGTCGCGGCGGACCATTGCCTCAGGCGTGCGGCCGTTCGTGCTGCGACGTACCAAAGGTCAGGTCGCGAAAGAACTGCCTGAAAAGTTCGAAGAAACCATCTACTGCAAAATGGGCGAACGCCAGCGGCAGTTGTACAGCGAAATGCGCGACTACTATCGCGACTCGCTGCTGGGCATGGTCAAGAAACAGGGGATGGGCAAGAGCCGGATGCATGTGCTTGAAGCCCTGCTCCGCCTGCGTCAGGCCGCGTGCCATCCCGCCCTGCTCGACAAGGGAAGCGAAGACGACGAATACGCGAAGCTCGACGTCCTCTGTCCGCAATTGGAAGAACTGATTCAGGAAGGGCACAAGTCGCTCGTCTTCTCGCAGTTCACCAGCATGCTGTCCATCGTCAAGAAGCATCTCGACCGTCGCGGCGTCACTTATGCCTACCTGGACGGGCAGACCCGCAAGCGCAAGCAGGTGGTCGATCAGTTCCAGAACGATCCCAAGACATCGGTGTTCCTGATCTCGCTGAAGGCCGGGGGCCTCGGATTGAACCTGACCGAAGCTGAGTATGTGTTCCTCCTCGACCCCTGGTGGAATCCCGCCGTGGAAGCCCAGGCCATCGACCGGGCTCACCGCGTCGGTCAGACGAAGCGCGTGTTCGCGTACCGTCTGATCTGCCGCGACACCGTCGAAGAGAAGATCCTCGAACTGCAGAAGCAGAAACGGGAACTCGCCGACGCGATTCTCGAATCGGAAGGCACGCCGCTCAGCGACCTGACGACCGACGATCTCGAACTGCTGCTGTCTTAG
- the dapA gene encoding 4-hydroxy-tetrahydrodipicolinate synthase: MARKGEQFAGLTVALVTPFRNGDVDEAALRKLVDWHVEMGTNCVCPCGTTGESPTLSHDEHERVIALVCEQAAGRIKVMAGTGSNSTREAIRLTARAEESGADGALMVAPYYNKPMQDGFYQHFKAVAEAVDLPIVLYNIPGRTAKNMEPDTICKLAELKTIVAIKEATGSLDQASQILNGSNLTLLSGDDSLTLPLMSVGGSGVVSVAGNIVPKDVLAMIAAWREGNIAQAQKMHHKLFPLCRDMLGLATNPIPLKGAMQLLGRDTGEVRLPLTPLSEGDMTKLRQTLKTYGLLSS, translated from the coding sequence ATGGCCCGCAAGGGAGAACAGTTCGCCGGATTGACAGTCGCTCTCGTGACGCCGTTTCGCAATGGCGACGTCGATGAAGCCGCACTGCGAAAACTGGTGGACTGGCACGTCGAAATGGGAACGAACTGCGTCTGCCCCTGCGGCACCACCGGCGAAAGCCCGACGCTCAGCCACGACGAACACGAACGGGTGATCGCCCTCGTCTGCGAACAGGCGGCAGGCCGGATCAAGGTGATGGCTGGCACCGGTTCGAACTCGACCCGCGAAGCGATCCGGCTCACCGCCCGGGCAGAAGAATCTGGTGCGGACGGCGCGCTGATGGTCGCCCCGTATTACAACAAGCCCATGCAGGACGGTTTCTACCAGCACTTCAAGGCCGTGGCCGAAGCGGTCGACCTGCCGATTGTGCTCTATAACATTCCGGGCCGGACGGCCAAGAACATGGAGCCGGACACAATCTGCAAGCTCGCCGAACTGAAGACGATTGTCGCCATCAAGGAAGCGACCGGTTCGCTCGATCAGGCGTCGCAGATTCTGAACGGCAGCAACCTGACGCTTCTCTCCGGCGATGACAGTCTCACGTTGCCCTTGATGTCAGTGGGGGGTAGCGGAGTGGTTTCGGTTGCCGGGAATATCGTCCCAAAAGATGTGCTGGCGATGATTGCCGCGTGGCGCGAGGGGAATATCGCCCAAGCCCAGAAGATGCATCACAAGCTGTTCCCGCTGTGCCGGGACATGCTTGGTCTGGCGACAAACCCGATTCCGCTCAAGGGGGCGATGCAACTGCTGGGACGCGACACCGGCGAAGTCCGGCTCCCGCTGACGCCGCTGTCCGAAGGGGACATGACCAAGTTGCGGCAGACGCTGAAAACATACGGATTGCTGAGTAGCTGA
- the sufD gene encoding Fe-S cluster assembly protein SufD, whose amino-acid sequence MAASATVVSPGFDQATFDRFLAARGEPAWVQDNRRQAFAAYQEHLHSELDPEEYKRLDLRTFRPERYQIAAESSAAAGVATLMRDRAEFAGAVTHVDGHCVSATLSDELKAKGVLFGSLQSLLVEQRQKLEPYFHTRAVDPERDRFSAWHAAFWTGGTVLFVPRNVEVNVPLYSLITLQKNAAADFSHTLVILEDGASATLLEETASASPDTDGLHVGAIELIVGAGARLRYVQLQNWNQKVRHFAHQSGRVGRDGMLQWTVAALGSKLAHIHQDVHLDGRGSTAQVNGVTFATDKQVLSYYTQQTHHQPDTKSDLLYKEVCRDKSRVVWRGMIKVDPDAQKTDGYQRNDALMLSADARADAIPGLEIEADDVRCTHGATAGRVDDEQVFYAMCRGISRYEAMHMIVEGFFAGVYDRIPVELVRETLSQAVERKLGIGD is encoded by the coding sequence ATGGCGGCATCCGCAACTGTAGTCAGTCCCGGTTTCGATCAGGCGACGTTTGATCGTTTTCTTGCTGCCCGTGGCGAACCTGCCTGGGTGCAGGACAATCGCCGTCAGGCGTTCGCCGCGTATCAGGAACACCTACACTCGGAACTCGATCCCGAGGAATACAAACGGCTCGATCTGCGGACGTTTCGGCCAGAGCGTTATCAGATTGCCGCCGAATCCTCGGCTGCAGCGGGCGTGGCGACCTTGATGCGAGATCGCGCCGAGTTCGCCGGGGCAGTCACGCATGTCGATGGTCACTGCGTCTCAGCGACGTTGAGTGATGAACTGAAAGCCAAGGGAGTTCTGTTCGGGAGCCTGCAATCACTGCTGGTCGAACAGCGACAGAAACTGGAACCGTATTTTCACACTCGTGCCGTCGATCCGGAACGAGACCGATTCTCCGCCTGGCATGCGGCGTTCTGGACGGGCGGAACGGTGCTCTTCGTCCCCCGGAATGTGGAAGTCAATGTTCCGCTCTACAGCCTGATCACGCTGCAGAAGAATGCCGCCGCCGATTTCAGCCATACGCTGGTGATCCTGGAAGATGGAGCATCGGCGACGCTGCTGGAAGAAACTGCTTCTGCTTCACCAGATACTGATGGCCTGCATGTCGGCGCGATTGAACTGATCGTCGGCGCCGGGGCGCGGCTGCGATATGTGCAGTTGCAGAACTGGAATCAGAAGGTCCGGCATTTCGCCCATCAGTCAGGTCGAGTCGGACGCGACGGCATGCTGCAATGGACGGTCGCCGCGCTGGGTAGCAAGCTGGCGCACATCCATCAGGACGTGCATCTCGACGGCCGGGGTTCGACGGCGCAGGTGAACGGCGTCACGTTCGCCACCGATAAACAAGTGCTCTCTTACTACACACAGCAGACGCACCATCAGCCGGACACCAAGTCGGACCTGCTGTACAAAGAAGTCTGCCGCGACAAGTCGCGAGTCGTCTGGCGCGGGATGATCAAGGTCGATCCCGATGCCCAGAAGACGGACGGCTATCAGCGGAACGATGCCCTGATGCTGAGTGCCGATGCCCGGGCCGATGCGATTCCCGGTCTCGAAATCGAAGCCGACGATGTACGCTGCACCCACGGGGCGACGGCCGGCCGAGTCGACGACGAACAGGTGTTCTACGCGATGTGCCGCGGGATTTCTCGCTACGAAGCGATGCACATGATCGTCGAAGGCTTCTTCGCCGGCGTCTACGACCGCATCCCGGTGGAACTCGTCCGCGAAACGCTGAGCCAGGCGGTGGAACGCAAACTCGGAATCGGCGACTGA
- a CDS encoding alpha/beta hydrolase: MSNDLPAPPASKKLRWKIVGVVVLFVFIAGGYWLTGKIESALLFPAPQLSVDSDSGTKFELRDQLHLLTLPGGASVPIPNSVGRGLMAWSGFYDPTYQLLEPFESRETSPLLIYCHGNGELIGQWMDAFDEFRNRGFWVLLCEYPGYGSAEGKPSEKSIQQTLMYAYDIAIQQPGIDPQCVIGWGRSLGGGAICTLAEERPLAAVILESTFSSVGEVAYEQFGVPSFFIRNQFNNLATVKSLKVPLLILHGEQDQAISVANARRLHAAAPGSELEILSCDHNDCPDASQRILQFLTSRGVVKKEESATDER; encoded by the coding sequence ATGTCGAATGACTTACCAGCTCCGCCTGCGTCGAAGAAACTCCGCTGGAAGATCGTCGGCGTTGTCGTGCTGTTTGTATTCATTGCAGGTGGATACTGGCTGACAGGAAAAATCGAGAGTGCCCTGTTGTTTCCTGCGCCGCAACTGTCCGTAGATTCGGATTCCGGGACAAAATTTGAGCTGCGTGATCAGCTTCATCTCCTGACGTTGCCAGGAGGGGCGAGTGTTCCGATTCCCAACTCGGTCGGCCGTGGATTGATGGCCTGGAGCGGATTCTACGACCCCACTTATCAGCTTCTTGAACCCTTTGAGTCGAGGGAGACGAGCCCGCTGCTGATCTATTGCCATGGAAACGGCGAACTGATCGGCCAGTGGATGGATGCATTTGATGAGTTTCGAAATCGAGGCTTCTGGGTTCTGCTGTGCGAATACCCAGGCTATGGCAGCGCTGAGGGGAAGCCGTCGGAGAAGTCGATTCAACAGACTCTCATGTACGCCTATGACATTGCCATTCAACAGCCAGGCATCGATCCGCAATGCGTCATCGGCTGGGGGCGCTCGCTGGGGGGCGGGGCGATTTGCACGCTTGCTGAAGAACGCCCGTTGGCGGCGGTGATTCTCGAATCGACGTTCAGTTCCGTCGGCGAAGTCGCCTACGAGCAGTTTGGCGTCCCGTCGTTTTTCATTCGCAATCAGTTCAATAACCTCGCGACGGTGAAGTCGCTCAAGGTTCCGCTACTGATTCTGCATGGCGAGCAGGATCAGGCGATTTCCGTGGCCAACGCCAGACGCCTGCATGCGGCCGCGCCAGGTTCGGAGCTGGAAATTCTGTCGTGCGACCACAACGACTGCCCTGACGCGAGTCAACGAATTCTTCAGTTTCTGACGAGCCGGGGTGTCGTCAAAAAAGAAGAATCAGCCACAGATGAACGCTGA
- a CDS encoding alanine racemase — protein MVTTFAAAAGTLPATPALVIDLPTVERNLRRLADDVRRHHLSLRPHTKTHKSRRMARLQMVAGASGLTVAKVGEAEVMADECSDILVAYPAIDPARTQRLAQLAGRCIIRVAVDSVEGVTSLATAARQTGTTIGILVDLDVGFRRTGVQSPQAALELAQIVSKLEPALRLDGIFFYPGHVWSPAAEQHEELRRIDAVLAETIDLWKQLGLSTGIVSGGSTPSAYQSDLISSQTEIRPGTYIYNDMNTVRAGFCNLEDVAAAIVCTVVSTAVPGKAVIDAGTKTLTSDRNARVPESGYGCILEYPEASLTRLSEEHGEIDLSNSPNKTHVGERVTVIPNHICPCVNLQDRVWLQHANGDLESLNVDTRGMLS, from the coding sequence ATGGTCACCACGTTCGCTGCAGCCGCAGGCACGCTTCCCGCAACGCCCGCCCTCGTTATCGATCTGCCCACGGTCGAACGAAATCTCCGCCGCCTCGCAGACGATGTCCGACGGCATCACCTGAGCTTGCGGCCGCATACCAAAACGCACAAGTCTCGCCGGATGGCGCGGCTGCAGATGGTCGCCGGTGCGAGCGGACTGACCGTGGCCAAAGTCGGCGAGGCCGAGGTGATGGCTGACGAGTGCTCTGACATTCTCGTCGCCTATCCCGCGATCGACCCTGCCAGAACCCAACGCCTCGCTCAACTCGCCGGTCGTTGCATCATTCGTGTGGCAGTCGACTCGGTCGAGGGAGTCACCTCGCTCGCCACCGCTGCCAGACAGACCGGCACGACGATCGGCATTCTGGTCGATCTCGACGTCGGCTTTCGCCGTACAGGAGTGCAGTCTCCTCAGGCGGCGCTCGAACTCGCTCAGATCGTCTCAAAACTCGAACCTGCACTGCGACTCGACGGCATTTTTTTCTACCCCGGGCATGTCTGGTCGCCTGCGGCTGAGCAGCATGAGGAGCTTCGCAGAATTGATGCAGTCCTCGCCGAAACAATTGATCTCTGGAAACAGTTAGGGTTGTCGACCGGCATCGTTTCAGGGGGCTCGACGCCGTCGGCTTATCAGTCGGATCTCATCTCCAGCCAGACCGAGATCCGCCCTGGCACCTACATCTACAACGACATGAACACCGTTCGGGCTGGGTTCTGCAACCTGGAAGATGTCGCCGCAGCCATCGTCTGCACCGTCGTCAGCACAGCGGTGCCTGGCAAAGCGGTAATCGACGCCGGAACCAAAACGCTCACGAGCGACCGCAATGCCCGAGTACCGGAATCAGGCTACGGCTGCATTCTCGAATATCCCGAAGCGAGCCTGACCAGACTGAGTGAAGAACACGGGGAGATCGATCTCTCGAATTCCCCCAACAAGACCCATGTCGGCGAACGAGTGACCGTGATTCCCAATCACATCTGCCCGTGCGTCAACCTGCAAGATCGTGTCTGGCTGCAACACGCCAACGGCGACCTCGAGTCCCTCAATGTTGATACGCGAGGCATGCTGTCATGA
- a CDS encoding BON domain-containing protein, with the protein MTPQFSQLQSLLGNNTFDPNATAATQVLRIRPVLKLGFQMQSIPSSTLQSTVQTRLVALPNLGPRAASVTALADENGQVTLSGLVQSEDDRRLVETLVRMEPGVRNVRNDLKVNEPVAP; encoded by the coding sequence ATGACCCCGCAGTTCTCGCAACTGCAAAGCCTGCTGGGAAACAACACGTTCGATCCCAATGCTACGGCCGCCACGCAAGTGCTGCGCATTCGCCCCGTCTTGAAACTGGGCTTTCAGATGCAGTCGATCCCCAGTTCCACTCTGCAATCGACCGTCCAGACTCGTCTGGTCGCCCTTCCCAATCTTGGCCCCCGCGCGGCTAGCGTCACCGCACTGGCCGATGAAAATGGACAGGTCACCCTTTCAGGTCTGGTCCAGTCCGAAGACGACCGCCGTCTCGTGGAAACCCTCGTACGGATGGAACCCGGCGTCCGGAATGTTCGCAACGACCTGAAAGTCAATGAACCCGTCGCCCCGTAA